A genomic segment from Flavobacterium sp. 9R encodes:
- the gyrB gene encoding DNA topoisomerase (ATP-hydrolyzing) subunit B, whose product MSEEINKNNYSADSIQALEGMEHVRMRPSMYIGDVGVRGLHHLVYEVVDNSIDEAMGGHCDTISVAINEDGSITVEDNGRGIPVGIHKKEGVSALEVVMTKIGAGGKFDKDSYKVSGGLHGVGVSCVNALSSHLRATVHSSDGKVYEQEYERGKALYPVKQIGDTTKRGTIVTFYPDPTIFTQTTEYSYDTLSARMRELSFLNKGISITFTDKREVDKDGNFLGEVFHSTEGLKEYIRYLDGNREPIITHVISMDHEKGEIPVEVALIYNTSYSENIFSYVNNINTHEGGTHLQGFRSGLTRTLKKYADASGMLDKLKFEITGDDFREGLTAIISVKVAEPQFEGQTKTKLGNREVVSPVSQAVGEMLENYLEENPNDARIIIQKVILAAQARHAAKKAREMVQRKTVMGGGGLPGKLSDCSEQDPARCEVYLVEGDSAGGTAKQGRDRAFQAILPLRGKILNVEKAMHHKVFENEEIRNIFTALGVTVGTEEDSKALNISKLRYHKVIIMCDADVDGSHIATLILTFFFRFMKELIEEGHVYIAAPPLYLVKKGNKKEYAWNDVQRDQANERMGGSASIQRYKGLGEMNAEQLWETTMDPSFRTLRQVNIDSLVEADRIFSMLMGDEVPPRRDFIEKNAVYAKIDA is encoded by the coding sequence ATGAGCGAAGAAATCAATAAGAACAATTATTCAGCAGACAGTATTCAGGCATTAGAAGGAATGGAGCACGTAAGAATGCGTCCATCAATGTATATTGGAGATGTAGGTGTCCGTGGTTTGCATCACTTGGTGTATGAGGTAGTAGATAACTCTATCGATGAGGCAATGGGAGGTCATTGTGATACCATTAGTGTAGCTATAAATGAAGATGGTTCTATTACAGTTGAAGACAACGGTCGTGGAATTCCAGTTGGGATTCATAAAAAAGAAGGCGTTTCAGCACTTGAGGTAGTAATGACCAAGATTGGAGCTGGAGGAAAATTTGATAAAGATTCTTATAAAGTATCTGGAGGTCTTCACGGTGTTGGGGTTTCTTGTGTGAATGCTTTATCTTCTCATTTAAGAGCAACCGTTCATAGTAGTGATGGTAAAGTGTATGAGCAAGAATACGAAAGAGGAAAAGCTTTATATCCAGTAAAGCAAATTGGAGATACTACCAAAAGAGGGACTATCGTAACTTTTTATCCTGACCCAACCATTTTTACGCAAACTACGGAGTATTCATACGATACGCTTTCTGCACGTATGCGTGAATTGTCTTTTTTGAATAAAGGAATTTCAATCACTTTTACAGATAAAAGAGAAGTTGATAAAGATGGTAATTTCTTAGGAGAAGTATTTCATTCTACCGAAGGATTAAAGGAATACATTCGTTATTTGGATGGAAATCGTGAACCAATCATTACGCACGTAATTTCGATGGATCACGAAAAAGGAGAGATTCCAGTTGAAGTAGCTTTGATCTACAACACAAGTTATTCTGAAAACATATTTTCGTATGTAAACAATATCAATACACACGAAGGAGGAACGCATTTGCAAGGTTTTAGAAGTGGTTTGACAAGAACGCTTAAAAAATATGCTGATGCTTCTGGAATGCTGGATAAATTAAAGTTTGAAATTACTGGGGATGATTTCCGTGAGGGGTTAACTGCGATTATTTCTGTAAAAGTAGCAGAGCCACAATTTGAAGGACAAACTAAGACTAAGTTAGGAAATAGAGAAGTAGTTTCTCCTGTAAGTCAAGCGGTAGGGGAAATGTTAGAGAATTATTTGGAAGAGAATCCAAATGATGCTAGAATCATTATCCAAAAAGTAATTTTAGCGGCTCAAGCGCGTCACGCAGCTAAGAAAGCTCGTGAAATGGTACAACGTAAAACCGTTATGGGCGGTGGAGGTTTGCCAGGTAAACTATCTGATTGTTCTGAACAAGATCCTGCAAGATGTGAAGTGTACCTTGTCGAGGGTGATTCGGCAGGTGGAACTGCAAAACAAGGTCGTGATCGTGCATTTCAAGCTATTTTGCCTTTGAGAGGTAAAATTTTGAACGTGGAGAAAGCCATGCACCACAAAGTTTTTGAAAACGAAGAGATTCGAAATATATTTACAGCACTTGGTGTAACTGTAGGAACAGAAGAAGATAGTAAAGCGCTTAATATTTCTAAACTACGTTATCATAAAGTAATTATTATGTGTGATGCCGATGTCGATGGTAGTCACATTGCTACCTTAATATTAACCTTCTTCTTCCGATTTATGAAAGAGTTAATCGAAGAAGGACACGTTTATATCGCAGCGCCTCCCTTGTATTTGGTTAAGAAAGGAAATAAGAAAGAATACGCTTGGAATGATGTTCAGAGAGATCAAGCTAACGAAAGAATGGGAGGTAGTGCCTCTATTCAACGTTATAAAGGTCTTGGAGAGATGAATGCTGAGCAATTGTGGGAAACAACTATGGATCCTAGCTTTAGAACATTGCGTCAAGTTAATATTGATAGTTTGGTAGAAGCAGATAGAATCTTCTCTATGTTAATGGGAGACGAAGTGCCACCAAGAAGAGATTTTATTGAAAAAAATGCTGTTTATGCCAAAATAGATGCGTAA
- the mdh gene encoding malate dehydrogenase has product MKVTIVGAGNVGATCADVIAYRGIASEVVLLDIREGFAEGKAMDISQCATNTGFNTKVSGSTNDYTKTANSDVVVITSGIPRKPGMTREELIGINAGIVKTVAENVLAHSPNCIVVVVSNPMDTMTYLALKATGLPKNRIIGMGGALDSSRFRYYLSKALDVPSNDISAMVIGGHGDTTMIPLTRLASYNGIPVSQFASQEVLDKVAADTMVGGATLTGLLGTSAWYAPGASVAYLVDSILNDQKKMIACSVFLEGEYGQNDICIGVPCIIGKNGVEQIIDINLNEAEKAAFAKSAEAVRGMNADLKTVLA; this is encoded by the coding sequence ATGAAAGTTACCATTGTAGGAGCAGGAAATGTGGGAGCAACCTGCGCAGATGTAATTGCTTATAGAGGAATTGCAAGTGAAGTAGTATTATTGGATATTAGAGAAGGATTTGCCGAAGGAAAGGCAATGGATATTTCTCAATGTGCAACTAATACAGGATTTAATACAAAAGTTTCAGGTAGTACAAATGATTACACAAAAACAGCTAATAGCGATGTTGTAGTTATTACTTCAGGAATACCAAGAAAACCAGGGATGACAAGAGAGGAATTAATTGGAATCAACGCTGGAATTGTAAAAACAGTAGCTGAAAATGTTTTAGCTCATTCACCAAATTGTATTGTAGTAGTGGTTTCAAACCCTATGGATACTATGACATATTTAGCTTTAAAAGCTACAGGATTACCAAAAAACAGAATAATCGGAATGGGTGGAGCTTTAGATAGCTCTCGTTTTAGATATTATTTGTCAAAAGCATTAGATGTTCCTTCAAATGATATCTCAGCAATGGTTATCGGAGGACATGGAGATACAACTATGATTCCATTAACTCGTTTAGCATCATATAATGGTATTCCAGTTTCACAATTTGCTTCTCAAGAAGTATTGGATAAAGTTGCTGCAGATACTATGGTAGGTGGAGCTACTTTAACAGGGTTACTAGGTACATCAGCTTGGTATGCGCCAGGAGCTTCTGTAGCTTACTTAGTGGATAGTATTTTGAATGATCAAAAGAAAATGATTGCTTGCTCTGTTTTCTTAGAAGGAGAATACGGTCAAAACGATATTTGCATCGGTGTACCATGCATTATTGGTAAAAATGGTGTAGAGCAAATCATCGATATCAACTTGAATGAAGCTGAGAAAGCAGCATTTGCTAAAAGTGCTGAAGCGGTTAGAGGTATGAATGCTGATTTGAAAACAGTATTGGCATAA